One segment of Salvia splendens isolate huo1 chromosome 20, SspV2, whole genome shotgun sequence DNA contains the following:
- the LOC121780772 gene encoding uncharacterized protein LOC121780772 isoform X1, which yields MTAFRLFLLTLFLSLVLAHVRAEADASVSDVVEEVKVSGSDGAYSSVLEQLKSKIQSLESQIEEKIQVLKEKDQVVAAKEKTIKEKSDTVVSLKNEIASLHKKGKLDVAEEVGKAHARAEDLEKQVEKLRKDLHLKISEKDLLEARVTEAEKKVPELNAKLASLQKIIDDQKAKIRKTQRALEIAEEELMKAKFEATSRTKDLMQAHGAWLPTWLAVHLNNYQAILEENWKVHGKPALDLLIKKAIEKKAQAEEWAAPHVETVKTKFVPAIKEQWVVVATNVEPHVQTLTAKTVEIYEVSKEAVTPHIVKVQELANPYFQELSEVSRPYINHVAAAAKPHVDKLQIILKPYTQEAVKAYRKFLESATEYHGQVQDIVHDKLKSHDLTKPLATKELIWFAASALLALPIILLFKILAAFSGSKKVKKPTRHGNTHNVRRKKRVHSDK from the exons ATGACGGCGTTTAGACTGTTCCTGCTCACTCTATTTCTTTCACTAGTACTCGCTCACGTCAGAGCTGAAGCTGATGCTTCAGTCTCAGATGTCGTCGAAGAAGTCAAAGTCTCCGGATCGGACGGTGCATATTCTTCCGTCCTTGAGCAACTTAAGTCCAAGATCCAAAGTCTCG AATCCCAGATTGAGGAGAAAATTCAAGTACTAAAAGAAAAGGATCAGGTAGTTGCAGCTAAAGAAAAGACAATCAAGGAAAAATCAGATACTGTTGTAtcattgaaaaatgaaattgccTCGTTACAT aaaaagggCAAACTGGATGTTGCAGAAGAAGTGGGAAAGGCACATGCAAGAGCTGAAGATCTGGAAAAGCAGGTGGAGAAACTCAGAAAAGACCTTCATCTGAAAATAAGCGAGAAAGATCTGTTGGAAGCCCGGGTGACTGAAGCGGAGAAAAAGGTTCCCGAGTTGAACGCGAAACTCGCGAGT CTCCagaagatcattgatgaccagAAAGCGAAGATACGTAAAACTCAACGAGCTCTTGAGATCGCTGAG GAAGAACTGATGAAGGCTAAATTTGAAGCAACTTCCAGAACCAAAGACTTGATGCAG GCTCATGGTGCTTGGCTTCCAACTTGGCTTGCAGTTCATCTTAATAATTATCAG GCAATTTTAGAGGAGAACTGGAAAGTGCACGGAAAGCCTGCTCTTGATTTATTGATAAAGAAG GCTATTGAAAAGAAGGCCCAAGCTGAAGAATGGGCTGCACCACATGTTGAAACAGTCAAAACT AAATTTGTACCAGCCATCAAGGAACAGTGGGTGGTTGTAGCCACAAATGTTGAACCTCATGTCCAAACATTAACGGCCAAAACTGTGGAGATATATGAAGTGTCGAAGGAAGCTGTGACTCCACACATTGTTAAAGTTCAGGAACTTGCAAATCCTTATTTCCAG GAATTGAGTGAAGTAAGCAGACCATATATCAACCATGTAGCTGCTGCTGCAAAACCTCATGTTGACAAATTACAGATTATTTTGAAGCCATACACACAGGAAGCAGTTAAAGCTTATCGAAAGTTCCTTGAGTCAGCAACTGAATATCATGGTCAG GTTCAAGACATAGTTCATGATAAACTCAAGAGTCACGATCTTACAAAACCTCTTGCTACGAAAGAGCTGATTTGGTTTGCT GCTTCTGCATTGCTAGCTTTGCCTATCATTTTGCTGTTCAAAATCCTGGCAGCTTTTTCTGG CAGTAAAAAGGTGAAGAAGCCCACCCGACATGGCAATACACACAATGTTCGTCGCAAAAAACGTGTACATTCAGACAAGTGA
- the LOC121780772 gene encoding uncharacterized protein LOC121780772 isoform X2, translating to MTAFRLFLLTLFLSLVLAHVRAEADASVSDVVEEVKVSGSDGAYSSVLEQLKSKIQSLESQIEEKIQVLKEKDQVVAAKEKTIKEKSDTVVSLKNEIASLHKKGKLDVAEEVGKAHARAEDLEKQVEKLRKDLHLKISEKDLLEARVTEAEKKVPELNAKLASLQKIIDDQKAKIRKTQRALEIAEEELMKAKFEATSRTKDLMQAHGAWLPTWLAVHLNNYQAILEENWKVHGKPALDLLIKKAIEKKAQAEEWAAPHVETVKTKFVPAIKEQWVVVATNVEPHVQTLTAKTVEIYEVSKEAVTPHIVKVQELANPYFQELSEVSRPYINHVAAAAKPHVDKLQIILKPYTQEAVKAYRKFLESATEYHGQVQDIVHDKLKSHDLTKPLATKELIWFAASALLALPIILLFKILAAFSGKKVKKPTRHGNTHNVRRKKRVHSDK from the exons ATGACGGCGTTTAGACTGTTCCTGCTCACTCTATTTCTTTCACTAGTACTCGCTCACGTCAGAGCTGAAGCTGATGCTTCAGTCTCAGATGTCGTCGAAGAAGTCAAAGTCTCCGGATCGGACGGTGCATATTCTTCCGTCCTTGAGCAACTTAAGTCCAAGATCCAAAGTCTCG AATCCCAGATTGAGGAGAAAATTCAAGTACTAAAAGAAAAGGATCAGGTAGTTGCAGCTAAAGAAAAGACAATCAAGGAAAAATCAGATACTGTTGTAtcattgaaaaatgaaattgccTCGTTACAT aaaaagggCAAACTGGATGTTGCAGAAGAAGTGGGAAAGGCACATGCAAGAGCTGAAGATCTGGAAAAGCAGGTGGAGAAACTCAGAAAAGACCTTCATCTGAAAATAAGCGAGAAAGATCTGTTGGAAGCCCGGGTGACTGAAGCGGAGAAAAAGGTTCCCGAGTTGAACGCGAAACTCGCGAGT CTCCagaagatcattgatgaccagAAAGCGAAGATACGTAAAACTCAACGAGCTCTTGAGATCGCTGAG GAAGAACTGATGAAGGCTAAATTTGAAGCAACTTCCAGAACCAAAGACTTGATGCAG GCTCATGGTGCTTGGCTTCCAACTTGGCTTGCAGTTCATCTTAATAATTATCAG GCAATTTTAGAGGAGAACTGGAAAGTGCACGGAAAGCCTGCTCTTGATTTATTGATAAAGAAG GCTATTGAAAAGAAGGCCCAAGCTGAAGAATGGGCTGCACCACATGTTGAAACAGTCAAAACT AAATTTGTACCAGCCATCAAGGAACAGTGGGTGGTTGTAGCCACAAATGTTGAACCTCATGTCCAAACATTAACGGCCAAAACTGTGGAGATATATGAAGTGTCGAAGGAAGCTGTGACTCCACACATTGTTAAAGTTCAGGAACTTGCAAATCCTTATTTCCAG GAATTGAGTGAAGTAAGCAGACCATATATCAACCATGTAGCTGCTGCTGCAAAACCTCATGTTGACAAATTACAGATTATTTTGAAGCCATACACACAGGAAGCAGTTAAAGCTTATCGAAAGTTCCTTGAGTCAGCAACTGAATATCATGGTCAG GTTCAAGACATAGTTCATGATAAACTCAAGAGTCACGATCTTACAAAACCTCTTGCTACGAAAGAGCTGATTTGGTTTGCT GCTTCTGCATTGCTAGCTTTGCCTATCATTTTGCTGTTCAAAATCCTGGCAGCTTTTTCTGG TAAAAAGGTGAAGAAGCCCACCCGACATGGCAATACACACAATGTTCGTCGCAAAAAACGTGTACATTCAGACAAGTGA